The Tripterygium wilfordii isolate XIE 37 chromosome 21, ASM1340144v1, whole genome shotgun sequence genome segment TGATTTCGATACAACTTGTTGCATGTGAAACCTTAATAAAATAAGGGAAATACGTAAATGTAttttccatgtttttttttaaattttattttaacattGAAAGTCAACTTAACTCCCTATGTAAGCGGAATATTTAGATTTCCTCCGACTCAATTTTCATGTTTAGTTTAATGGAAGAAGACGAACTAACATAGAAAAAAAGTAGTTTTATGAGTAACAAACACGTTTTAATGGAAAATCAGTATGTTTTGAATGACTACATTGTTAATGATTTATAAGTATAAAGCTCTTATTGGCATTTCTTGTAACGAGACGTCATGCTATTGTGAAGAAATTATTAGAAAGTAATCATTGATTAGAATGTAGAAGGAGtttattgttgatgatttttggGAGAGGATACTATTAAATTATAATCACAAATATAACTTAGGTTTGACAAAATTTTACGTGTCAAAATGCATTGTATGCATagagaaaaataattataagTAACACTCACGCATTgaattttgactcaatttacaCTCAATTATCAGATGAGAACATATCGAATGTgcaaaagacaaatttatatCGTGTTCTcaagttaaaaaaaagaaagaaatgccATATAAAAAATGTCAACCAAACTTAAAATTAACTAAATCTAAATGtatagaaaaaataatatttttcaatacATTGTTAATTGTAGAACATAACATATGATTTAACAACCAAATCCCACTTAGAAATGGACATTAATCCACTGAATTCGTTCATATTATATAACAATGTAGATATAAACCCTAATCATGAAAACCCACAAATTAAAGAGACCTTAAACCAATTTCAAATTCTTAAGACAACCAAACCCACAAATCATCTCATACCTAGTTCACTACAATGAAGATCTATTTACACTTTGAATAATTATGATCACAATGATTCAAGAAAACCAGTTTTTGTAAGAATAGCATTCCTCACTTCACAAAGATCCCTCCCTTTGAGTTTCCTCCCAACACCTTCCAAAACAGAAAAGGAAGAAGTGTGTGTCCTggcaagccttcttgctatcaaCTCATGAGGTGGCATATTGGgagtctcctcctcctcttccacatcaccatcaccatcaaaatctttatcatcttcaacatcaaaatctttatcatcttcatcatcaccatTGGTTAGGTTCTTTGGCTTCCTATGGTGTTTGTTTGGCCAATTTGGGATTGTGACTGGTGCAGATTGTTGAAAAGGTTTGGCTTCAAGGATTTGATTGCTATTACTAGCACTAGTACAATTGCTGCTACTGGTGCTAGCGTTGATGGTTGGTTTTGGGATCATTCTTGCTGCACTAAGGAGGTGTTTGGGTACAGAAACAGAGGAATTCATGGATTTGCTAAACCTAGAAATTgaatcttttctttctctcagAACATCCCAAACGTCTTCCTCCTCAAAGTCCCCATCTGTCAACGATCTCCACAATCCACTCCCTTGTCTGCCAAAAAAAGAACACATCTTTCGTTGAAATTTGGCCCTTAAATCTCAAATCCTCACATGGGTTCAAGTCCAAAATCACACAGAAATCAAAATCCTCAACTGGGTTCTCCCCAAAATTCACAGATTCatagaaaacaaacacaaacaaagaaaagaaaagaataaaccAGTAAAGAATAAAAAAGGAGGAATCCTTATATACCTCTCCATTGATTGCCAATTCCCAAAGGGCATCACTAGATATCTCCTTAGATTACTTGCAACAATTGATCAAACAGCTTCAATCCTATTCAATTCAAAATCTTGGTTTTGCTTCAGATgtctgagagagagaaaaacagtgATATGggttttgaagaaaataaagagcCCAAAACACCCACCAACCCAAAGTCTATATTTTCACAAGAAAAAAGACATTAAGTCAATTTTGTCTCATTTAGAGGTCCTTTTTATACATCAAGGGGGTGTGTGTATGTAAATCAGTAAATTCTGACTTGACAGAGGAGATGATGAGTAGGTAAAACAGTATTAGtaaaatatgtttgtttttaacttcttttacGGGTAGTAACTAGTAGCTGACTTACCTTATAAAGTGGTCAGAGCTGGATTTTGGTAGGTATGTGCCcatttttttttagataaatataaaacaaattaaCACCCCCCAAAGTGCTAATTAATGTGAGGAGGAAGAGATTAAGTAATTGAGTTTATTGGTGAGGGATGATATAaagttgcttcttttttttttttttgcttagttGGTCTCTAATGatgcaattgtttttttttaatctactAGGATAAAATGGAGATTTGGTCATCCCattattgtttatatatatatatatatatataattgaaagaGAGACGtagaaatttaataataattacGCATCACCTTCCTACTCACATCACATGAATTGGTTTCTAGGATTCAATAAGCATTTGTATAAGAGAGTAGAAAGTGGAGAGGAAAATATAAAATGACATGGATTGAAGTAGTCataaattatatgaatttgataagaattgatgaaagtatgatcataTATAAAAATGAATGGCAGAAACGATTACATGTAGTGGATTCTCACTAATTTTCTTAAACTCATGTAGTCGACaccaaacttttgagataaagacttggatgatgatgacgatgcaTGATTGTCAACATGGACCTATTTAAAACACTAATTATCATTGTAAATAtggaattttttctttttatggacATCACCATAGaatttttccccccttttaCTTGCAACATATCATATGGATAAGTcaaaagtacaatcaaaatTCACCCATCTTATAAGTTCGAATTTTTTGAAGAATCGGTGTTTCATATGATATCAAAATTTTAGCCTCATGACGAATACATAATTTACCATCactcgattaaaaaaaatagttaaatatTACACTTGTTGGGTCTTTCAAAAGAGGAAAAGTCATCAAGATTCACTTCAAGCAAAAATAAATATGTGAAAGAAAGTGAAATTAATCTAGAAAGAATAAATTACTGCATGAGACAAAAACATAAGCATGAGGCACGTGCGGCAATTGGAATTAAGCATGAAGCCATGAAGAGCCGTCATTCATCGTATTTGTCCAACTCAATGTCAATAATGGAGACAAGTAAAAAAGTACATACAAATGTTGACATTAATcacctatatatataatcaatcaatcaatcaaaaattGAGATTATTTCATATTTTACTTTTAATATTTGGTAAAAGTAATAAGGGATCTTTGACCTTTTAGAAATTAGAAGGGagagtgttttttttgtcaaaagttAAGtggtaaataattttttttttatatcgaGAACGATATCGTATAAATTTATCTTTAAAACATTCGATATAAGTTTAACTCGAGTTGTCAGACCCatatgcataatttttttttcatttgatgaCATGATAGATTAGGCCAAAGTCTAGTGCATGACCATAATAGTATTGCTCGTAATGAGAAGCAAACTCAAAATTTTCTGAATCTATACTATTTGGTCTCAAAGAAATTCGTCTCTAAGTTATCACCTAAATGGTTGAAGAGTGGTAAATACATCTTACCCCTTAATGTTTCACATTGTCATCCCCTATGTCCACGTATACGAAATGGAATCTTTAAAAAAGTTTCTCTCCAAAATAATCTAAAAAAtagaataacttttttttttccttctaaattattaaaaaaatcccaagaaaaacatatcaaaaagatGGCTAGATTCATGTTACGGCGGCTTTAGACTCGTTTTGTGATAACATAAAAAAATCATGGTTAGATTTGG includes the following:
- the LOC119989424 gene encoding uncharacterized protein LOC119989424, whose translation is MPFGNWQSMERQGSGLWRSLTDGDFEEEDVWDVLRERKDSISRFSKSMNSSVSVPKHLLSAARMIPKPTINASTSSSNCTSASNSNQILEAKPFQQSAPVTIPNWPNKHHRKPKNLTNGDDEDDKDFDVEDDKDFDGDGDVEEEEETPNMPPHELIARRLARTHTSSFSVLEGVGRKLKGRDLCEVRNAILTKTGFLESL